A portion of the Trachemys scripta elegans isolate TJP31775 chromosome 11, CAS_Tse_1.0, whole genome shotgun sequence genome contains these proteins:
- the LOC117885018 gene encoding major histocompatibility complex class I-related gene protein-like has protein sequence MGNLRPCGDRGRSYGEWGLLSQHLGRGCRQIPLTPLLPSPVGSHSLQYFLTAVSEPGPGVPEFTVAGYVDGQRFVEYDGEAQQMQPRAPWMQETEPEVWEQENHVHKVRQACFRGKVRSHMHLYNQSRGFHIFQYAYGCEIRVDGSTGGFRRFGYDGGDFLIYDAARHRWEAPAREAEATQRRWNGDPVALQYYRHFLERECVEALRRYLQLGQGALARRERPAVRVTGRDAPGGPTTLSCRAHGFYPRDIALSWLRHGGSREQEPRRGGVLPNGDGTYHAWATVEVDPRERDLYSCRVEHESLGEPLVVVWEPLSESLLVPVVAGVILALGAVAVLVGLAWRRRLSGPQADLYSPAPASEHGSDSSITALT, from the exons AGCTATGGGGAATGGGGGCTGCTCTCCCagcatttggggagggggtgcagacagaTCCCACTAacacctctgctcccctcccctgtaGGGTCGCACTCCCTGCAGTACTTCCTGACGGCCGTCTCGGAGCCCGGCCCGGGGGTGCCCGAGTTCACCGTGGCCGGCTACGTGGACGGGCAGCGGTTCGTGGAGTATGATGGCGAGGCCCAGCAGatgcagccccgggcgccctggATGCAGGAGACCGAGCCCGAGGTCTGGGAGCAGGAGAACCACGTCCACAAGGTGCGTCAGGCCTGCTTCCGGGGCAAGGTGCGGAGCCACATGCACCTCTACAACCAGAGCAGGG GCTTCCACATCTTCCAGTACGCCTACGGCTGCGAGATCCGGGTGGACGGGAGCACCGGGGGCTTCCGGCGCTTTGGCTACGACGGGGGCGACTTCCTGATCTACGACGCCGCCCGGCACCGCTGGGAGGCTCCTGCCCGGGAGGCCGAGGCCACCCAGCGCCGGTGGAACGGGGACCCGGTCGCCCTGCAGTACTACCGCCACTTCCTGGAGCGGGAGTGCGTCGAGGCCCTGCGCCGCTACCTGCAGCTCGGGCAGGGGGCGCTGGCCAGGCGGG AGCGCCCGGCCGTGCGGGTCACCGGCAGAGACGCCCCCGGCGGCCCCACCACCCTCTCCTGCCGGGCCCACGGCTTCTACCCCCGGGACATCGCCCTGAGCTGGCTGCGACATggggggagcagagagcaggagccGCGGCGAGGGGGGGTCCTGCCCAACGGGGACGGGACCTACCATGCCTGGGCCACAGTGGAGGTTGACCCCCGGGAGAGAGACCTGTACAGCTGCCGTGTGGAGCACGAGAGCCTGGGCGAGCCGCTCGTCGTCGTGTGGG AGCCGCTGTCCGAGTCGCTGCTGGTCCCGGTGGTGGCGGGCGTGATCCTGGCCCTGGGGGCGGTCGCTGTGCTGGTCGGCCTGGCCTGGAGAAGGAGGCTGTCAG GGCCCCAGGCGGATCTGTACTCGCCGGCGCCGG ccagcgAGCATGGATCGGACAGCTCCATCACCG CTCTAACGTAG
- the PSMB9 gene encoding proteasome subunit beta type-9, with protein sequence MAGCGGPGWADGEVLTGTTIMAVEFDGGVVVGSDSRVSAGEAVVNRVFDKLAPLHERIYCALSGSAADAQAVADMVHYQLELHSLDMDEAPLVLAAASLVKGVSYKYKEELSAHLMVAGWDRKKGGQVYGTLGGMLTRHPFAIGGSGSSYIYGYVDAAYKPGMTPEECRQFTKNAIALAMSRDGSSGGVIYLVTITKSGAVEQVFLGDEIPKFYDE encoded by the exons acGACCATCATGGCGGTGGAGTTTGACGGTGGGGTCGTGGTGGGCTCCGACTCCCGGGTGTCTGCGGG GGAGGCCGTGGTGAACCGGGTCTTCGATAAGCTGGCCCCGCTGCACGAGCGGATTTACTGCGCTCTCTCCGGCTCCGCCGCCGACGCCCAGGCCGTCGCGGACATGGTGCATTACCAGCTGGAGCTGCACAG cctggaCATGGACGAGGCCCCGCTGGTCCTGGCGGCCGCCAGCCTGGTGAAAGGCGTCAGCTACAAGTACAAGGAGGAGCTGTCGGCGCATCTCATGGTGGCGGGATGGGACCGGAAGAAAGGGGGGCAG GTGTACGGGACGCTGGGGGGGATGCTCACCCGCCACCCCTTCGCCATCGGTGGCTCCGGCAGCAGCTACATTTACGGCTACGTGGATGCAGCCTATAAGCCCGGGATGACTCCAGAGGAGTGTCGCCAGTTCACCAAGAACG CCATTGCCCTGGCGATGAGCCGGGACGGCTCCAGCGGGGGGGTGATTTATCTCGTCACCATCACCAAGTCGGGCGCCGTGGAGCAGGTGTTCCTGGGGGACGAGATCCCCAAGTTCTACGATGAATGA